A region from the Onychomys torridus chromosome 22, mOncTor1.1, whole genome shotgun sequence genome encodes:
- the Snx8 gene encoding sorting nexin-8 — translation MTGRAMDPLPSPAVAAAAEAEADEEADPPATGPRASEVTEQRQDLDPGRMQMPQGNPLLLSYTLQELLARDTVQVELIPEKKGLFLKHVEYEVSSQRFKSSVYRRYNDFVVFHEVLLHKFPYRMVPALPPKRVLGADREFIEGRRRALTRFINLVARHPPFSEDVLLKLFLSFSGSDVQHKLKEAAQCVGDEFTNCKLAARAKDFLPPDIQTQFAMSRELIRNVYNSFYKLRDRAERIASRAIDNAADLLIFGKELSALGSDTTPLPSWAALHLSTWGSLKHALKGLSVEFALLADKAAQQGKKEENDVVEKLNLFLDLLQSYKDLCERHEKGVLHKHQRALHKYGLMKRQMMSATHGREPESVEQLESRIVEQENVLQTMELRNYFSLFCLHQETQLVHVYLPLTSHILGAFVNSQIQGHKEMSKVWNDLKPKLSCLFAGPHSVLTPPRSPQEDGMCPH, via the exons GCCCACGAGCGTCCGAGGTCACTGAGCAGCGGCAGGACCTGGACCCCGGGCGAATGCAGATGCCGCAGGGGAATCCGTTGCTGCTGTCCTACACCCTGCAGGAGCTGCTGGCCAGGGACACGGTGCAGGTGGAGCTCATCCCTGAGAAGAAGGGCCTGTTCCTCAAGCATGTGGAATACGAAGTCTCCAGCCAG CGCTTCAAGTCCTCCGTGTACAGACGCTACAATGACTTTGTGGTCTTCCACGAAGTGCTGCTTCACAAATTCCCGTACCGCATGGTGCCAGCCCTTCCACCCAAGAGAGTGCTGGGAG CCGACAGGGAGTTCATCGAGGGCCGCCGGAGGGCCTTGACGCGCTTCATCAACCTGGTGGCCCGGCACCCGCCCTTCTCAGAGGACGTGCTTCTCAAGCTCTTCCTCTCTTTCAGTGGCTCA gaTGTTCAGCACAAGCTCAAGGAGGCGGCCCAGTGCGTGGGAGATGAATTCACGAACTGTAAGCTGGCTGCTAGGGCCAAG GACTTCCTCCCACCTGACATCCAGACCCAGTTTGCCATGAGTCGGGAGCTGATTCGAAATGTCTACAACAGCTTCTACAAGCTTCGAGACAGAGCTGAGCGGATCGCATCCCGGGCCATCGACAACGCTGCTGATCTTCTCATATTCGGGAAGGAGCTCAG TGCTTTAGGCTCAGACACAACCCCTCTGCCCTCCTGGGCTGCGCTGCACCTCAGCACCTGGGGCTCCCTGAAGCACGCACTCAAAGGCCTGTCGGTGGAATTCGCACTGCTTGCAGACAAGGCCGCTCAGCAG GgtaaaaaggaagagaatgatGTGGTGGAGAAGCTGAACCTCTTCTTGGATTTGCTGCAGTCCTACAAA GACCTGTGTGAGCGGCATGAGAAGGGCGTGCTTCACAAGCATCAGCGGGCACTGCACAAGTACGGCCTGATGAAGAGGCAGATGATGAGCGCCACGCATGGCCGAGAGCCCGAGTCCGTGGAGCAGCTGGAGTCACGCATCGTGGAG CAGGAGAACGTGCTCCAGACTATGGAGCTCCGGAACTACTTCTCCCTGTTCTGCCTGCACCAGGAGACGCAGCTCGTCCACGTCTACCTGCCTCTCACCTCACACATCCTGGGGGCCTTCGTGAACTCCCAGATCCAAGGGCACAAGGAG ATGAGCAAGGTATGGAATGACCTGAAGCCGAAGCTGAGCTGCCTctttgctggacctcacagcGTGTTGACACCACCACGCTCCCCACAGGAGGATGGCATGTGTCCTCACTAG